One genomic segment of Bacillota bacterium includes these proteins:
- a CDS encoding DUF2089 domain-containing protein: MRNQMLGRCPVCNSGLDVTRLHCSHCNTGIDGRFTVCKFCQLPADQKAFVEVFIKCRGNIKEVEKELGISYPTVRSRLEAVIETLGYRPQPVPKDDPDLKEKRKEILEDLNQGKLTSEEAIALLRKL, encoded by the coding sequence ATGCGTAATCAAATGTTAGGTAGGTGCCCGGTTTGTAACTCAGGGCTGGACGTCACCCGTCTCCACTGCTCCCACTGTAACACTGGGATTGATGGACGGTTTACGGTATGCAAGTTTTGTCAATTGCCCGCCGATCAAAAAGCCTTTGTTGAAGTCTTTATCAAGTGCCGGGGCAATATCAAGGAAGTTGAAAAGGAATTGGGGATTTCTTATCCGACAGTACGTAGTCGTTTGGAGGCCGTAATCGAAACCCTTGGCTACCGCCCGCAACCGGTACCTAAGGATGACCCGGATCTCAAGGAGAAACGCAAAGAGATCCTGGAGGATTTAAACCAGGGCAAATTGACTTCCGAAGAGGCGATTGCCCTATTGCGTAAGCTGTAA